A part of Streptomyces sp. NBC_01497 genomic DNA contains:
- a CDS encoding alpha/beta hydrolase: protein MVTVERDLVYAEVGGAGLRLDLYRPETSNAPVVVYAHGGGWSTGDKGDDGTRWLAPLAALGVTVASVEYRLAPQATFPQQLHDLKGAVRWLRAQGPRLGLSTERLGVWGASAGAYLGSLLALSEGDDALEGTVGGNREQSSGVQAVVHWFGQTDLAASAARSAVEARLLPFHFEADLLGTTDQAELAQRAQGVSLVSRVSDHAPPFLIVHGDRDRIVPPSQACALHSALGRAGASSRLELLAGAGHEDQQFDSLATLATTAAWLQAVVGKPPG, encoded by the coding sequence ATGGTCACCGTCGAGCGGGATCTCGTGTACGCCGAGGTGGGAGGGGCCGGGCTGCGACTCGACCTCTACCGCCCTGAGACATCGAACGCCCCGGTCGTCGTGTACGCACACGGCGGTGGCTGGAGCACGGGCGACAAGGGAGACGACGGCACGCGGTGGCTGGCGCCCCTCGCCGCCCTCGGTGTGACCGTTGCGTCCGTGGAGTACCGTCTCGCGCCCCAGGCAACGTTCCCGCAGCAACTGCATGATCTCAAGGGGGCCGTACGCTGGTTGCGGGCGCAGGGGCCACGCCTCGGACTCTCCACGGAGCGGCTCGGTGTGTGGGGCGCGTCCGCGGGGGCCTACCTGGGATCGCTCCTGGCCTTGTCCGAGGGCGACGACGCCCTTGAGGGTACGGTCGGCGGAAATCGCGAACAGTCCAGCGGTGTACAGGCCGTCGTGCACTGGTTCGGCCAAACCGACCTCGCGGCCTCAGCTGCCCGCAGTGCGGTCGAGGCGCGTCTGCTGCCCTTCCACTTCGAGGCGGATCTGCTGGGCACCACGGATCAGGCGGAGCTGGCGCAACGGGCCCAGGGAGTCAGCCTGGTGTCGCGTGTGTCGGATCACGCACCGCCCTTTCTCATCGTCCACGGTGATCGCGACCGTATCGTGCCCCCCTCGCAGGCATGCGCCCTGCACAGCGCACTTGGCCGCGCCGGAGCATCCAGCCGCCTGGAACTCCTGGCAGGTGCGGGACATGAGGACCAACAGTTCGACAGTCTCGCCACGCTCGCGACGACCGCCGCCTGGCTGCAAGCCGTCGTGGGGAAACCCCCCGGGTAG
- a CDS encoding cupin domain-containing protein gives MNQVTGGKDTEVTVVQPGEGDTAVLPGFGAVFKLSSETNGGEASIVEHPFGVGTITAPHRHTNEDEHSLVLEGEIGFRSDDSEVVLEPGGYITKPRGQMHAMWNAGSRPGRIVEIITPGGFESYFRELSELLVSHAGAAGQGAPDLHASPEFTELAEKYGITYGTPDWLGDVVKRYSLKPPSH, from the coding sequence GTGAACCAGGTGACCGGTGGAAAAGATACCGAGGTCACGGTGGTACAACCCGGAGAAGGGGACACCGCGGTCCTGCCAGGTTTCGGGGCTGTGTTCAAGCTGTCCAGCGAGACCAACGGCGGGGAAGCGTCGATCGTCGAGCATCCCTTCGGAGTCGGCACGATCACCGCTCCCCATCGGCACACCAACGAAGATGAGCACTCGCTCGTACTCGAAGGCGAGATCGGGTTCCGCTCGGACGACAGCGAGGTGGTCCTGGAACCCGGTGGTTACATCACCAAACCGCGCGGACAGATGCACGCGATGTGGAACGCGGGCAGCCGGCCCGGCCGGATCGTCGAGATCATCACTCCTGGCGGGTTCGAGAGCTACTTCCGGGAACTCAGCGAACTGCTCGTCTCCCATGCGGGGGCGGCCGGCCAGGGGGCACCGGACCTGCACGCATCGCCCGAATTCACCGAACTGGCCGAGAAATACGGGATTACGTACGGCACTCCGGACTGGCTCGGCGACGTGGTCAAACGGTACAGCCTGAAGCCGCCGAGCCACTGA